A single genomic interval of Bacteroidota bacterium harbors:
- a CDS encoding rhomboid family intramembrane serine protease has protein sequence MTQFGMQRFNFLPPVIKNLLIINGLVFLATLTFPSLIEKLAMYYPTSPEFQPYQIITHLFTHGSFGHVFFNMFALWMFGAVLENVWGGKRFLIYYFITGIGATLLYTGVHAIQLYQITGSISPDILKEGYIIGNYSESNLSTLRAIFSPLVGASGAVYGVLLAYGMLFPNTLIYIYFLLPLKAKYLVMILTAIELYMGFINNPADNVAHFAHLGGMLVGFVLIKYWQKSKTKFY, from the coding sequence ATGACGCAGTTCGGAATGCAGCGATTTAATTTCCTGCCACCAGTAATAAAAAATTTATTAATCATTAATGGGTTGGTTTTTTTGGCAACTCTCACTTTCCCCTCTTTAATAGAAAAGTTGGCGATGTATTATCCTACGTCGCCCGAATTTCAACCTTATCAGATAATTACCCATTTATTTACGCATGGAAGTTTTGGACATGTGTTCTTTAATATGTTTGCCCTCTGGATGTTTGGAGCTGTCTTAGAAAATGTTTGGGGAGGAAAAAGATTTTTAATTTATTATTTTATTACCGGTATAGGTGCCACCTTATTATACACCGGCGTGCATGCAATTCAACTGTATCAAATCACCGGTTCTATTTCACCTGACATATTAAAAGAAGGGTATATTATTGGCAACTATTCCGAAAGTAATTTAAGTACTTTGCGTGCAATTTTTTCACCATTGGTTGGTGCATCGGGTGCTGTTTATGGTGTATTACTCGCCTATGGTATGCTGTTTCCTAACACACTTATTTATATATATTTCCTGCTGCCTTTAAAAGCGAAATACTTAGTGATGATACTTACCGCTATTGAATTATATATGGGCTTTATAAATAATCCTGCAGATAATGTTGCTCACTTTGCGCACTTGGGAGGGATGTTGGTTGGTTTTGTTTTAATTAAATATTGGCAAAAATCAAAAACAAAATTTTATTAA
- the mutL gene encoding DNA mismatch repair endonuclease MutL: MADIIHLLPDTIANQIAAGEVIQRPASAVKELLENAVDAGADEIRLIVKEAGKSLIQVIDNGSGMSHTDARMCFEKHATSKIKKVDDLFNIRTMGFRGEAMASISAIAQVELKSRLHTEELGTQIIIEGFEVKSQEPCQTSAGTSIAVKNLFYNVPARRNFLKSNTVELRHIMDEFERIALAHPHVFFTMHHNGVEIFHLKKANLRQRIIHLFGNNYNEKLVPVEEKTSVTNLHGFIGKPENAKRTKGEQFFFVNNRFIKSNYLHHALKTAYEAMLPDGSYPLYVIFIDIDPKRIDVNVHPTKQEIKFEDERIIYTFIHAAVKHALAAYSITPTLDFEVDATFAHLPAFIRPISSQSLEPAFKTMQSKMNANTDNTLQSNLADTRNFRERFNAADTTISQTEHFEDLNFHVEDSVMHAFQVHNHFIIAQIKSGYVVVDQQAAHERILFEKYLTQLSNKKHITQQQLFPATLHTSVTDAAILNDILEDINCLGFDIQPFGKDTFVIHGVPPELTDTNEKQIIENLLEQFKQNTADLKLDKHTAIAKGMAKSNAIKSGKSLTLTEIKLLIDELFACKVPHASPDGNHTFITFGLDDLVKQFLKKN, encoded by the coding sequence ATGGCAGACATTATTCATTTATTACCTGATACTATTGCAAATCAAATTGCAGCAGGTGAAGTAATTCAAAGACCTGCTTCTGCGGTGAAAGAATTATTGGAAAATGCAGTGGATGCCGGAGCCGATGAAATCAGATTGATTGTGAAGGAAGCAGGCAAGTCATTAATTCAAGTAATTGATAATGGCAGCGGCATGAGCCATACAGATGCACGGATGTGTTTTGAAAAACATGCTACATCAAAAATTAAAAAAGTAGATGACCTGTTCAATATTCGCACAATGGGATTTCGTGGTGAAGCAATGGCATCTATTTCTGCAATTGCACAAGTGGAATTAAAATCAAGATTGCATACCGAAGAATTAGGAACACAAATTATAATTGAAGGCTTTGAAGTAAAAAGTCAGGAGCCCTGTCAAACTTCTGCAGGCACTTCTATCGCTGTTAAAAATTTATTTTACAATGTACCTGCAAGGCGCAATTTTCTGAAATCCAATACTGTTGAATTACGACATATCATGGATGAATTTGAAAGAATTGCATTAGCACATCCGCATGTATTTTTCACCATGCATCACAATGGTGTTGAAATATTCCATTTAAAAAAAGCAAATCTGCGTCAGCGCATTATTCATTTGTTCGGCAATAATTATAATGAAAAATTAGTCCCTGTAGAAGAAAAAACTTCTGTTACCAATCTACATGGATTTATCGGCAAACCAGAAAATGCAAAACGCACAAAAGGCGAACAATTCTTTTTTGTAAACAATCGCTTTATAAAAAGTAATTATCTGCATCATGCATTAAAAACTGCTTATGAAGCAATGTTGCCCGATGGCAGTTATCCCCTGTATGTAATCTTTATTGATATAGACCCAAAACGTATTGATGTGAATGTGCATCCCACCAAACAAGAAATAAAGTTTGAGGATGAGCGCATCATTTATACTTTTATTCATGCTGCAGTAAAACATGCTTTGGCAGCTTATAGTATTACACCCACATTGGATTTTGAAGTGGATGCCACCTTCGCTCATTTACCCGCATTTATCCGACCAATATCATCACAAAGTCTTGAACCTGCTTTTAAGACAATGCAAAGTAAAATGAATGCAAATACAGATAATACCCTGCAATCAAATTTGGCAGATACAAGAAATTTTCGGGAAAGATTTAATGCGGCAGATACAACTATTTCTCAAACTGAACACTTCGAAGATTTAAATTTTCATGTAGAAGATTCTGTGATGCATGCTTTTCAGGTGCATAATCATTTTATCATTGCACAAATAAAATCCGGGTATGTAGTTGTTGATCAACAAGCGGCACATGAAAGAATTTTATTTGAAAAATATCTCACACAACTCAGCAATAAAAAACATATTACTCAACAACAATTATTTCCTGCCACATTGCATACTTCTGTTACGGATGCGGCTATCTTAAATGATATTTTAGAAGACATCAATTGTCTTGGCTTTGATATACAACCTTTCGGAAAAGATACTTTTGTAATTCATGGTGTTCCACCGGAATTGACAGATACTAATGAAAAACAAATAATAGAAAATTTATTAGAGCAGTTTAAGCAAAACACTGCGGATTTGAAATTAGATAAACATACAGCAATTGCAAAGGGTATGGCAAAGAGCAATGCTATTAAATCAGGCAAATCACTTACACTTACTGAAATTAAATTATTAATAGATGAGTTATTTGCATGCAAGGTACCGCATGCTTCCCCCGATGGCAATCACACATTTATTACCTTTGGTTTAGATGACCTGGTGAAACAATTTCTCAAAAAAAATTAA
- a CDS encoding serine hydrolase yields the protein MKRLIWILFFSTGFGATYIAVDNTPVTADRDIPFYDKNYAWVDSMMEAMTLDQKIGQLFMVAAYSNQDAAHQIQIETLIKKYDIGGLIFMQGGPVRQINLTNRYQSISDIPLLIAMDAEWGPAMRLDSIPAFQRQLTWGAIQDDSVIYNTGKIIASQLMRLGVHVSFSPVVDINNNPANPVIGDRSFGEDKFNVALKGVAYTNGLQENGIIACAKHFPGHGDTDADSHLSLPTVTASKTRLDTLELYPFKILINEGVGSVMLAHLFVPALDATKNQASSLSPIVGRTLLRDSLGFRGLTFSDALNMKGVSMYYQPGELEVQAFLAGNDVLLFSSDIPIAFNAIKKAIESGKISEQQLDESVTRILKAKAFSGLNKFKPIPNKNVASDLNTTEAKLQKRKITEQSITLVISKNKLIPFLKLDTLSIATLSIGDGSRTEFQTYIDKYAAVNSTVLNKDAASSGFDATYTKLKNYESVIIGVHGTSRSASKNFGINQNTFDLVKKLADVTDVTLVIFGTPYAATNFKTVQNLVVCYDNDNYTQQCAAMALFGAIPFKGKLPVGAGQYKVNSGISTAYLGRIQYSIPEDVGIASERLQKIDSLAKVCIDVKAAPGCQILVAKNGKVIWDKSYGYTKYDKKEKITSEYIYDLASVSKICATTLAMMHQYDKGNFDVTKEVDDYLEDTKGSKIGNLKMTDVLTHQAGLVAWIPFYKKTLNADKTLNATYYNQNKIPGFEIPVADNIYMRDDYRDTMWQIIKDTPLKQPGKYVYSDLTMFICRRIVEKITGQPLDKYVNENFYTSLGLKHTGFNPLDFEEKKFIVPTEDDNYFRYQVVQGYVHDMGAAMMGGVEGHAGLFSNSEDLAIILQMLLNGGSYGGESYFSTATVEKFTGKYSSNSRRGFGFDKPEKTPGKSSPASDYASAKAFGHLGFTGICVWADPEYDLIYIFLSNRVYPKADPNTLSSEGTRNKIMDVIYQSFLGSNADTTMK from the coding sequence TTGAAGCGATTGATTTGGATTTTATTTTTTTCCACCGGATTCGGTGCCACTTATATTGCAGTGGATAATACGCCTGTTACTGCCGATAGAGATATTCCGTTCTACGATAAGAATTATGCTTGGGTGGATTCAATGATGGAGGCAATGACTTTGGATCAAAAAATTGGTCAGTTATTTATGGTGGCTGCATATTCTAATCAGGATGCTGCACATCAGATTCAAATTGAAACACTGATAAAAAAATATGATATCGGCGGTTTAATATTTATGCAAGGTGGACCGGTGCGACAAATTAATCTTACAAATCGCTATCAGAGTATTAGTGATATTCCATTGTTAATTGCAATGGATGCAGAATGGGGACCTGCTATGCGGCTGGATTCTATTCCTGCTTTTCAACGGCAATTAACATGGGGTGCTATTCAGGATGATTCTGTAATTTACAACACCGGAAAAATAATTGCATCGCAATTAATGAGATTGGGTGTACATGTCAGTTTTTCGCCGGTAGTTGATATCAATAATAATCCTGCAAATCCTGTAATCGGGGACAGATCCTTTGGAGAAGATAAATTTAATGTGGCATTAAAAGGTGTTGCTTATACAAATGGCTTACAGGAAAATGGAATTATTGCATGCGCAAAACATTTCCCTGGTCATGGTGATACAGATGCTGACAGTCATTTAAGTTTACCTACAGTAACTGCATCAAAAACAAGATTGGATACTTTAGAATTATATCCATTTAAAATTTTAATAAATGAAGGTGTTGGCTCGGTGATGCTCGCACATTTATTTGTACCTGCATTAGATGCAACAAAAAATCAGGCTTCTTCACTTTCGCCAATTGTAGGCAGAACATTGTTGCGGGATTCACTTGGATTTCGTGGACTGACATTCAGCGATGCATTGAACATGAAAGGTGTTAGCATGTACTATCAGCCCGGTGAATTAGAAGTGCAAGCGTTTCTTGCCGGCAATGATGTGTTGTTGTTTTCATCTGATATTCCTATAGCGTTTAATGCAATTAAAAAAGCAATTGAATCTGGAAAAATTTCTGAGCAACAATTGGATGAAAGTGTTACACGAATTTTAAAAGCAAAAGCATTTTCAGGTTTGAATAAGTTTAAGCCTATCCCTAATAAAAATGTTGCAAGTGATTTAAATACTACAGAAGCAAAATTGCAAAAGCGAAAAATTACTGAGCAAAGTATCACTTTGGTTATTTCAAAAAATAAATTAATTCCATTCCTAAAATTGGATACACTTAGTATTGCAACGCTAAGTATTGGTGATGGAAGTCGAACTGAATTTCAGACATATATAGATAAATATGCTGCAGTAAATTCTACAGTATTAAATAAAGATGCAGCCTCTTCCGGTTTCGACGCTACATATACTAAATTGAAAAATTATGAATCAGTAATTATAGGAGTTCATGGAACATCACGCAGTGCATCAAAAAATTTTGGTATTAATCAAAATACATTCGACTTAGTAAAAAAATTAGCGGATGTAACTGATGTAACTCTGGTAATTTTCGGCACACCTTACGCTGCTACTAATTTTAAAACTGTGCAGAATTTAGTTGTGTGTTATGATAATGATAACTATACACAACAGTGTGCGGCAATGGCATTGTTTGGTGCTATTCCTTTTAAAGGAAAATTACCTGTGGGTGCGGGGCAATACAAAGTAAACAGTGGTATCAGTACGGCATATCTAGGCAGAATACAATATTCAATTCCTGAAGATGTGGGAATTGCAAGTGAGCGATTGCAGAAAATTGATTCATTAGCTAAAGTATGTATTGATGTAAAAGCAGCGCCCGGCTGTCAGATATTAGTTGCAAAAAATGGGAAAGTAATTTGGGATAAAAGTTATGGTTATACCAAATATGATAAAAAAGAAAAAATTACTAGTGAATACATTTATGATCTTGCTTCGGTATCGAAAATTTGTGCTACTACTTTGGCGATGATGCATCAATATGATAAAGGCAATTTTGATGTAACCAAAGAAGTGGACGATTATCTGGAAGATACTAAAGGAAGCAAAATCGGTAATCTTAAAATGACGGATGTATTAACACATCAGGCGGGATTGGTAGCATGGATTCCTTTTTATAAAAAAACATTGAATGCAGATAAAACATTAAATGCCACTTATTATAATCAAAATAAAATTCCGGGTTTTGAAATTCCTGTAGCGGATAATATTTATATGAGGGATGATTACCGTGATACGATGTGGCAAATAATAAAAGATACCCCATTAAAACAACCGGGTAAATATGTATATAGCGATCTCACTATGTTTATTTGCCGCAGAATAGTTGAAAAAATTACCGGTCAGCCATTAGATAAATATGTGAATGAAAATTTTTATACGTCACTTGGATTAAAACATACCGGATTTAATCCTTTGGATTTTGAAGAAAAAAAATTCATTGTACCTACGGAAGATGATAATTATTTCCGCTATCAGGTTGTGCAAGGATATGTACACGATATGGGTGCTGCAATGATGGGTGGAGTAGAAGGTCATGCGGGCTTATTCAGCAACTCAGAAGATCTTGCTATTATTTTACAAATGTTATTAAACGGAGGAAGTTATGGTGGTGAGTCTTATTTCAGTACCGCAACAGTAGAAAAATTTACCGGTAAATACAGCAGCAATTCACGACGTGGATTTGGTTTTGATAAACCGGAAAAAACTCCGGGTAAAAGTTCGCCCGCCAGCGATTATGCAAGTGCAAAAGCATTTGGTCATCTTGGGTTCACAGGTATTTGTGTTTGGGCTGATCCGGAATATGATCTCATTTATATTTTTCTCTCCAACAGAGTGTATCCCAAAGCGGATCCGAATACATTAAGCAGCGAAGGTACCCGCAATAAAATCATGGATGTTATTTATCAGAGCTTTCTCGGCAGCAATGCAGATACCACTATGAAATAA
- the bshA gene encoding N-acetyl-alpha-D-glucosaminyl L-malate synthase BshA — translation MNIGIVCYPTYGGSGVVATELGKALADKGYKVHFITYKQPFRLDSFHENIFFHEVNFSNYPLFEYPPYETALASKIVDVALYEKLDLLHVHYAIPHASAAYIAKQILAEKNYALPFITTLHGTDITLVGKDETFIPVVQFSIEKSDGITAVSDSLRKETYQYFDITKSIEVIPNFIDFDRFKKLNKEHFRKVIARHGEKIIMHTSNFRKVKRVEDVVKVFCEVRKEIPAKLLLIGDGPERQNIEKLVRKVCDPDDVHFLGKQEAVEELLAIADLFILPSASESFGLAALEAMACQVPVISSNAGGLAEINIEGETGFLCDVGDVEAMAEKALYILSDEERLATFKANAFRQAQKFSIENILPQYESFYNQVLENNKKKLLIKS, via the coding sequence ATGAACATAGGCATTGTATGTTATCCCACTTACGGCGGAAGCGGTGTAGTGGCAACAGAACTCGGGAAAGCGTTGGCTGATAAAGGATATAAAGTACATTTTATCACTTACAAACAACCCTTTCGATTAGATTCTTTTCATGAAAATATTTTCTTTCATGAAGTAAATTTCAGCAACTATCCCTTATTTGAATATCCACCTTATGAAACTGCACTTGCAAGTAAAATTGTGGATGTAGCACTTTATGAAAAGTTGGATTTACTGCATGTGCATTATGCAATTCCACATGCATCCGCAGCGTATATTGCAAAACAAATTCTTGCAGAAAAAAATTACGCATTGCCCTTTATTACAACACTGCATGGTACGGATATTACATTAGTTGGAAAAGACGAAACATTTATTCCGGTAGTGCAATTCAGTATAGAAAAGTCTGATGGTATAACTGCAGTTTCAGATAGTTTGCGAAAAGAAACTTATCAATATTTTGATATTACAAAATCTATAGAAGTGATTCCCAACTTTATTGATTTTGACAGATTTAAAAAATTAAATAAAGAACATTTTCGAAAAGTAATTGCAAGGCATGGAGAAAAAATAATTATGCATACTTCTAATTTTAGAAAAGTAAAAAGAGTAGAGGATGTGGTAAAAGTATTTTGTGAAGTACGCAAAGAAATACCCGCAAAATTATTATTAATCGGTGATGGTCCGGAAAGACAAAATATTGAAAAATTAGTACGCAAAGTGTGTGATCCTGATGATGTACATTTTCTGGGTAAACAAGAAGCAGTGGAAGAGTTATTGGCGATTGCAGATTTATTTATTTTACCTTCTGCTTCAGAAAGTTTTGGATTGGCAGCATTAGAAGCAATGGCTTGTCAGGTGCCTGTGATATCCAGTAATGCAGGTGGCTTAGCGGAAATTAATATTGAAGGAGAAACAGGTTTTTTATGCGATGTGGGTGATGTGGAAGCAATGGCGGAGAAAGCACTTTACATTCTTTCTGATGAAGAAAGATTGGCAACATTTAAAGCGAATGCATTTAGGCAGGCACAAAAATTTTCTATTGAAAATATTTTACCGCAATACGAATCATTTTATAATCAAGTATTGGAAAACAACAAGAAAAAATTATTAATTAAATCATAA
- a CDS encoding GatB/YqeY domain-containing protein produces MQLVDTINEDIKQAMRNKDEAALRALRGIKSALLIAKTEKGASDIIAPEKELQILQKLVKQRKESLEIYQTQNRADLAKIEEEEIAVIEKYLPAQMSADALRESLQQIIQQVGATSAADIGKVMGAASKQLAGKADGKTISAMVKELLAP; encoded by the coding sequence ATGCAATTAGTAGATACAATTAATGAAGATATAAAGCAGGCAATGCGCAATAAAGATGAAGCTGCATTGCGAGCATTGCGTGGAATTAAATCCGCACTGTTGATTGCAAAAACAGAGAAAGGTGCAAGTGATATAATTGCTCCAGAAAAAGAATTACAGATATTACAGAAGTTAGTAAAGCAACGCAAAGAAAGTCTGGAGATTTATCAAACACAGAATCGTGCAGACTTAGCAAAAATTGAAGAAGAAGAAATTGCAGTAATTGAAAAATATTTACCTGCGCAAATGAGTGCTGATGCATTGCGTGAAAGTTTGCAGCAAATTATTCAACAAGTAGGCGCTACTTCAGCGGCCGATATAGGAAAAGTAATGGGCGCTGCCAGTAAACAATTGGCAGGAAAAGCAGATGGCAAAACCATTTCCGCTATGGTAAAAGAGTTGCTGGCTCCTTAA
- a CDS encoding CvpA family protein gives MAVDIIYVSLLIIALVIGFIRGLIASLFALIAMVISVLAAVNLSRLVSEYLQNALHWQSPYMPLISFVIICFAVLLIFRLLAKAIEHIFSFLQLTFYNKLAGAVLWALAITMLFSTLLWYGSRVGLPGEKIKTDSKTYYTLIEFAPLTNKVISYIIPPVKNIFNNLSDWFDNLDDNEKSEEETQIII, from the coding sequence ATGGCTGTAGATATTATATATGTTTCCTTATTAATTATTGCTTTAGTTATCGGTTTTATTCGTGGATTAATTGCAAGCTTATTTGCATTAATTGCGATGGTTATTTCAGTACTTGCTGCTGTAAATTTAAGTCGCTTGGTTTCTGAATATTTGCAAAACGCATTGCATTGGCAATCGCCCTACATGCCGTTGATTTCATTTGTAATAATTTGTTTTGCAGTACTCTTAATTTTTCGATTACTTGCAAAAGCAATAGAGCATATTTTTTCTTTTTTACAACTTACTTTCTACAATAAATTGGCGGGAGCAGTTTTATGGGCACTAGCAATCACTATGTTATTTTCAACTTTATTATGGTATGGCAGCAGAGTGGGATTACCGGGAGAAAAAATAAAAACAGATTCTAAAACATACTATACTTTAATAGAATTTGCGCCGCTAACAAATAAAGTGATCAGTTATATTATTCCTCCGGTGAAAAATATTTTTAATAATCTCAGTGATTGGTTTGATAATCTGGATGACAATGAAAAGTCTGAGGAGGAAACGCAAATAATAATATGA
- a CDS encoding aminodeoxychorismate/anthranilate synthase component II translates to MILLLDNYDSFTWNLYDYLAQTGKQVEVWRNDACTLQQIETLNPEAIVISPGPKTPMDAGITMQMIESFHHRIPMLGICLGYQALGIYFGASLVKSVVPMHGKTSLIQHNQDIIFSGIQSPMQVMRYHSLNIADISAMQLEVIAQTISGEPMAIKHCHFPLYGFLFHPESILTSAGKLLLHNWSEMLPVIK, encoded by the coding sequence ATGATTTTGTTGTTGGATAATTATGATTCCTTCACATGGAATCTCTATGACTATCTTGCGCAAACAGGAAAGCAAGTGGAGGTGTGGAGAAATGATGCATGTACTTTACAACAAATTGAAACCCTGAATCCGGAGGCAATAGTTATTTCACCCGGCCCCAAAACACCTATGGATGCTGGTATCACCATGCAGATGATTGAATCGTTTCACCATCGCATTCCCATGTTGGGAATATGTCTTGGCTATCAGGCTTTGGGTATTTATTTCGGTGCATCGTTAGTAAAATCAGTTGTGCCCATGCATGGCAAAACATCCTTGATTCAGCACAATCAGGATATTATATTTTCCGGTATTCAATCCCCAATGCAAGTGATGCGCTATCATTCATTGAACATTGCAGACATTTCGGCAATGCAATTAGAAGTGATTGCACAAACCATTTCTGGTGAACCAATGGCTATTAAACATTGCCATTTTCCGCTTTATGGTTTTCTCTTTCATCCCGAATCTATTCTAACATCTGCAGGTAAATTGCTCTTGCATAATTGGTCAGAAATGTTGCCTGTAATAAAATGA
- a CDS encoding alpha/beta hydrolase, giving the protein MEYKINEEQEFKFVEVGEGEVILLLHGLFGALSNFGDLIEHFRGKYKVVIPILPLYDLPIEETTVTGYVNYVERFTDYKNYKNVVVLGNSLGGHIALMFALQNPSKIRGVVLTGSSGLFESAMGDTYPKRGDYEYIKAKAEITFYDPAMASKELVDELFEIVNDRNKVIRVLATAKSAIRQNLGEELHKITVPTLLIWGNNDTVTPPFVGEEFHKLIANSTLLFIDKCGHAPMMEQPQIFNQYLEDFLNKLP; this is encoded by the coding sequence ATGGAATATAAGATTAATGAAGAGCAGGAGTTTAAGTTTGTTGAAGTAGGTGAGGGAGAAGTTATTCTTCTGCTGCACGGATTGTTCGGTGCACTAAGTAATTTCGGTGACTTAATTGAACATTTTCGTGGCAAGTATAAAGTTGTAATTCCTATATTGCCTTTATACGATTTGCCTATCGAAGAAACCACGGTTACAGGATATGTAAATTATGTGGAGCGGTTTACCGATTATAAGAATTATAAAAATGTAGTGGTATTAGGAAATTCCTTAGGCGGACATATTGCACTGATGTTTGCGTTACAAAATCCTTCAAAAATTCGTGGTGTTGTGCTCACCGGAAGTAGTGGATTATTTGAGAGTGCGATGGGAGATACTTATCCCAAACGTGGTGATTATGAATACATCAAAGCTAAAGCAGAAATTACTTTTTACGATCCTGCAATGGCATCCAAAGAATTGGTTGATGAATTATTTGAGATAGTAAATGATCGCAATAAAGTAATTCGTGTACTGGCAACTGCAAAGAGTGCAATACGCCAAAATTTGGGTGAAGAGTTACATAAAATTACAGTTCCAACTTTACTTATTTGGGGGAACAATGATACCGTAACCCCACCGTTTGTAGGAGAAGAATTTCATAAATTAATTGCGAATTCTACATTGTTATTTATAGATAAATGCGGGCATGCACCGATGATGGAACAACCACAGATTTTCAATCAATATCTTGAGGATTTTTTAAATAAATTACCATAA